The Desmodus rotundus isolate HL8 chromosome 13, HLdesRot8A.1, whole genome shotgun sequence genome has a window encoding:
- the ACSL1 gene encoding long-chain-fatty-acid--CoA ligase 1 isoform X1, translating to MQAHELFRYFRMPELADFRQYVRTLPTNTLMGFGAFAALTTFWYATRPKALKPPCDLSMQSVEVAGSDGARRSPLLDSDEPLEYFYDDVRTLYEGFQRGIHVSNNGPCLGSRKPDQPYEWLSYKQVEDLSECVGSALLQKGFKAAPDQFIGIFSQNRPEWVIIEQGCFTYSMVIVPLYDTLGAEAITYIVNKAELSLVFVDKPEKANLLLEGVENKLTPGLKIIVVMDSYGSSLLERGKKCGVEITSMKAMEDLGRANRKKPKPPAPEDLAVICFTSGTTGNPKGAMVTHRNIVSDSSAFVKVTENIVNPSPDDVLISFLPLAHMFETVVECVMLCHGARIGFFQGDIRLLMDDLKALQPTIFPVVPRLLNRMFDRIFGQANTTLKRWLLDFASKRKEAELRSGIIRNNSLWDKLIFRKIQSSLGGKVRLMVTGAAPVSATVLTFLRAALGCQFYEGYGQTECSAGCSLTMPGDWTAGHVGAPMPCSWIKLVDVEEMNYLAAKGEGEVCVKGPNVFKGYLKDPAKTAEALDKDGWLHTGDIGKWLPNGTLKIIDRKKHIFKLAQGEYIAPEKIENVYQRSEPVAQVFVHGESLQAFLIAIVVPDIETLGRWAQKRGLEGSFEELSRNKDVKKAILEDMVRIGKDSGLKAFEQVKGIYLHPELFSVENGLLTPTMKAKRPELRNYFRSQIDELYSTIKV from the exons ATGCAAGCCCACGAGTTGTTCCGCTATTTCCGCATGCCGGAGCTGGCTGACTTCCGGCAGTATGTGCGCACTCTGCCCACCAACACGCTCATGGGCTTCGGCGCGTTCGCAGCGCTGACGACCTTCTGGTACGCCACGAGACCCAAGGCCCTGAAGCCTCCGTGCGACCTGTCCATGCAGTCGGTGGAGGTGGCG GGCAGTGATGGTGCTCGGAGGTCCCCGCTGCTTGATAGCGATGAGCCCTTGGAGTATTTCTACGATGACGTCAGAACCTTATACGAAGGTTTCCAGAGGGGCATCCATGTGTCAA ATAATGGCCCTTGCTTGGGCTCCCGGAAACCGGACCAGCCCTACGAATGGCTTTCGTACAAGCAG GTGGAGGACCTGTCGGAGTGCGTGGGCTCGGCGCTGCTGCAGAAGGGCTTCAAGGCCGCCCCCGACCAGTTCATCGGCATCTTCTCTCAGAACAGACCTGAG TGGGTGATCATTGAACAGGGATGCTTCACTTACTCGATGGTGATTGTGCCCCTCTATGACACCCTCGGAGCCGAAGCCATCACTTACATAGTCAACAAAG CTGAACTGTCTCTGGTGTTTGTTGACAAGCCGGAGAAGGCCAACCTGTTGCTAGAAGGTGTAGAAAATAAGTTAACACCAGGCCTTAAAATCATAGTAGTCATGGATTCCTACGGCAGCAGTCTGTTGGAACGAGGCAAGAAGTGTGGGGTGGAGATCACCAGCATGAAGGCCATGGAG GACCTGGGAAGAGCCAACAGAAAGAAGCCCAAG CCTCCAGCACCTGAAGATCTTGCAGTGATCTGTTTCACAAGTGGAACTACAG GCAACCCCAAAGGAGCCATGGTCACCCACCGGAACATAGTGAGCGATTCTTCGGCTTTTGTGAAAGTGACAGAG AACATTGTCAACCCCTCCCCAGACGATGTACTGATCTCTTTCTTGCCTCTTGCCCATATGTTTGAAACAGTTGTCGAG TGTGTGATGCTGTGTCACGGAGCTAGGATAGGATTTTTCCAAGGAGATATCAGGCTGCTCATGGACGACCTCAAGGCGCTTCAACCCACGATCTTCCCTGTGGTCCCAAGACTGCTGAACCGGATGTTTGACCGA ATTTTTGGACAGGCAAACACCACACTGAAGCGATGGCTGTTGGACTTTGCCTCCAAGAGGAAAGAAGCAGAGCTGCGCAGCGGCATCATTAGAAACAACAGCCTGTGGGATAAGCTCATCTTCCGCAAAATACAG TCAAGCCTGGGAGGGAAGGTCAGGCTGATGGTCACAGGAGCCGCGCCCGTGTCCGCCACCGTGCTGACGTTTCTGCGGGCCGCACTCGGCTGCCAG TTCTATGAAGGCTATGGACAGACCGAGTGCTCGGCTGGCTGCTCCCTGACCATGCCTGGAGACTGGACAGCAG GCCATGTTGGGGCACCCATGCCTTGCAGTTGGATAAAACTGGTTGACGTGGAAGAAATGAACTACCTGGCTGCCAAGGGCGAGGGCGAG GTGTGTGTGAAAGGGCCAAATGTATTCAAAGGCTACTTGAAGGACCCAGCAAAGACAGCGGAAGCTCTGGACAAAGACGGCTGGCTGCACACAGGGGACATTGGGAAATGGCTGCCA AACGGTACCTTGAAGATTATCGACAGGAAAAAGCATATATTTAAACTGGCACAAGGAGAATACATCGCACCTGAAAAGATTGAAAATGTCTACCAGCGAAGCGAACCCGTTGCTCAGGTGTTTGTCCACGGAGAGAGCTTGCAG gcatttctcatagcaattGTGGTCCCTGACATCGAGACATTGGGTCGCTGGGCCCAGAAGAGAGGATTGGAAGGGTCCTTTGAAGAGCTGTCCCGAAACAAG GATGTCAAAAAAGCTATTCTAGAAGACATGGTGAGAATTGGGAAGGATTCTGGACTAAAAGCATTTGAACAG GTCAAAGGCATTTATCTCCACCCCGAATTATTCTCTGTGGAGAATGGCCTCCTAACCCCAACGATGAAGGCTAAAAGGCCAGAGCTTCGGAATTATTTCAGGTCACAGATAGATGAACTGTATTCCACCATCAAAGTTTAA
- the ACSL1 gene encoding long-chain-fatty-acid--CoA ligase 1 isoform X2, with product MQAHELFRYFRMPELADFRQYVRTLPTNTLMGFGAFAALTTFWYATRPKALKPPCDLSMQSVEVAGSDGARRSPLLDSDEPLEYFYDDVRTLYEGFQRGIHVSNNGPCLGSRKPDQPYEWLSYKQVEDLSECVGSALLQKGFKAAPDQFIGIFSQNRPEWVIIEQGCFTYSMVIVPLYDTLGAEAITYIVNKAELSLVFVDKPEKANLLLEGVENKLTPGLKIIVVMDSYGSSLLERGKKCGVEITSMKAMEDLGRANRKKPKPPAPEDLAVICFTSGTTGNPKGAMVTHRNIVSDSSAFVKVTEKVLVLNGSDTHISYLPLAHMFEQLMLCVMLCHGARIGFFQGDIRLLMDDLKALQPTIFPVVPRLLNRMFDRIFGQANTTLKRWLLDFASKRKEAELRSGIIRNNSLWDKLIFRKIQSSLGGKVRLMVTGAAPVSATVLTFLRAALGCQFYEGYGQTECSAGCSLTMPGDWTAGHVGAPMPCSWIKLVDVEEMNYLAAKGEGEVCVKGPNVFKGYLKDPAKTAEALDKDGWLHTGDIGKWLPNGTLKIIDRKKHIFKLAQGEYIAPEKIENVYQRSEPVAQVFVHGESLQAFLIAIVVPDIETLGRWAQKRGLEGSFEELSRNKDVKKAILEDMVRIGKDSGLKAFEQVKGIYLHPELFSVENGLLTPTMKAKRPELRNYFRSQIDELYSTIKV from the exons ATGCAAGCCCACGAGTTGTTCCGCTATTTCCGCATGCCGGAGCTGGCTGACTTCCGGCAGTATGTGCGCACTCTGCCCACCAACACGCTCATGGGCTTCGGCGCGTTCGCAGCGCTGACGACCTTCTGGTACGCCACGAGACCCAAGGCCCTGAAGCCTCCGTGCGACCTGTCCATGCAGTCGGTGGAGGTGGCG GGCAGTGATGGTGCTCGGAGGTCCCCGCTGCTTGATAGCGATGAGCCCTTGGAGTATTTCTACGATGACGTCAGAACCTTATACGAAGGTTTCCAGAGGGGCATCCATGTGTCAA ATAATGGCCCTTGCTTGGGCTCCCGGAAACCGGACCAGCCCTACGAATGGCTTTCGTACAAGCAG GTGGAGGACCTGTCGGAGTGCGTGGGCTCGGCGCTGCTGCAGAAGGGCTTCAAGGCCGCCCCCGACCAGTTCATCGGCATCTTCTCTCAGAACAGACCTGAG TGGGTGATCATTGAACAGGGATGCTTCACTTACTCGATGGTGATTGTGCCCCTCTATGACACCCTCGGAGCCGAAGCCATCACTTACATAGTCAACAAAG CTGAACTGTCTCTGGTGTTTGTTGACAAGCCGGAGAAGGCCAACCTGTTGCTAGAAGGTGTAGAAAATAAGTTAACACCAGGCCTTAAAATCATAGTAGTCATGGATTCCTACGGCAGCAGTCTGTTGGAACGAGGCAAGAAGTGTGGGGTGGAGATCACCAGCATGAAGGCCATGGAG GACCTGGGAAGAGCCAACAGAAAGAAGCCCAAG CCTCCAGCACCTGAAGATCTTGCAGTGATCTGTTTCACAAGTGGAACTACAG GCAACCCCAAAGGAGCCATGGTCACCCACCGGAACATAGTGAGCGATTCTTCGGCTTTTGTGAAAGTGACAGAG AAAGTGCTTGTCCTGAATGGCAGTGACACACACATTTCGTACTTACCACTTGCACACATGTTTGAACAGCTCATGCTG TGTGTGATGCTGTGTCACGGAGCTAGGATAGGATTTTTCCAAGGAGATATCAGGCTGCTCATGGACGACCTCAAGGCGCTTCAACCCACGATCTTCCCTGTGGTCCCAAGACTGCTGAACCGGATGTTTGACCGA ATTTTTGGACAGGCAAACACCACACTGAAGCGATGGCTGTTGGACTTTGCCTCCAAGAGGAAAGAAGCAGAGCTGCGCAGCGGCATCATTAGAAACAACAGCCTGTGGGATAAGCTCATCTTCCGCAAAATACAG TCAAGCCTGGGAGGGAAGGTCAGGCTGATGGTCACAGGAGCCGCGCCCGTGTCCGCCACCGTGCTGACGTTTCTGCGGGCCGCACTCGGCTGCCAG TTCTATGAAGGCTATGGACAGACCGAGTGCTCGGCTGGCTGCTCCCTGACCATGCCTGGAGACTGGACAGCAG GCCATGTTGGGGCACCCATGCCTTGCAGTTGGATAAAACTGGTTGACGTGGAAGAAATGAACTACCTGGCTGCCAAGGGCGAGGGCGAG GTGTGTGTGAAAGGGCCAAATGTATTCAAAGGCTACTTGAAGGACCCAGCAAAGACAGCGGAAGCTCTGGACAAAGACGGCTGGCTGCACACAGGGGACATTGGGAAATGGCTGCCA AACGGTACCTTGAAGATTATCGACAGGAAAAAGCATATATTTAAACTGGCACAAGGAGAATACATCGCACCTGAAAAGATTGAAAATGTCTACCAGCGAAGCGAACCCGTTGCTCAGGTGTTTGTCCACGGAGAGAGCTTGCAG gcatttctcatagcaattGTGGTCCCTGACATCGAGACATTGGGTCGCTGGGCCCAGAAGAGAGGATTGGAAGGGTCCTTTGAAGAGCTGTCCCGAAACAAG GATGTCAAAAAAGCTATTCTAGAAGACATGGTGAGAATTGGGAAGGATTCTGGACTAAAAGCATTTGAACAG GTCAAAGGCATTTATCTCCACCCCGAATTATTCTCTGTGGAGAATGGCCTCCTAACCCCAACGATGAAGGCTAAAAGGCCAGAGCTTCGGAATTATTTCAGGTCACAGATAGATGAACTGTATTCCACCATCAAAGTTTAA